GTCAAGTTTAATCTGCAAAACTATGCCAAAACTGTTTCACTCCAGTAACAATCCCTTCTACAGCTTGGCAGATCTGTCTGTAAATAATGTACATTGTGCCAAGTTGTTGACAAAAAGAAAGCTGTAATTAGGTTTGCATTATGCAAAAAAGTAAAGAGCCAATTCATCCCTTAAACACTCCTATCAAGTACTTGAAGGGAGTGGGAGAGTATCGTGCCAGGCTTTTTGCCAGTTTGGGCATAGAAACTGTGGAAGACTTGATGGAACACTTTCCTCGCACTTACATTAGTCGCATTGTAAATCCTACTCTTGCCACAATGCAAGAAGGAGAAATGGTTTCTTTTACTGCCACCATATCTTTTGTTGATGCTCGCCCCACTACCAAGGGTAAAAAGATTCTCCACGTAGGCGTAAATGATGGTGATATTGGTTTGGTTTGTGTGTGGTTTCAATACCCTCAGAGTTATTTGAAGCTATTTAAACCAGGCATGAACATCTGGCTTTGCGGTATCCTGTCATCGTATAATTCTCAGTTGCAAATGAATCATCCCTCATTTGAGATCTTAGATAGCGACAAAGAAGAAGAGGATTTTTGGAAAACTCGTAGTATGCTTCCCCTATACAGTCTCAAAGAAGGTCTTAGTCAGGGTTTACTGCGTAAAACCATTCTAAACTGCTTTTCAAAATTTGCCCAGCACATTCCAGAAAGCTTACCGGAACACATATTACAAAAACACAAGTTTCCTCCCCGCAGAGCAGCACTTCAATTGATGCATTTTGGGCAACAGGAAGCGCTTATCAAGCAAACCCGTATTCGTTTTGCCTACGAAGAGTTTTTGTATTCTCAGATATTGTGGGCACGACACAAACTTCTTCATAAACAACAGGTTGAAGGCATTCAATTTACCAACAAAAAACAGCTTACCAGCACTTTGAAAACACAACTCAGGTTCGAGTTAACCGCAGCTCAGAAAAGAGTGATTCGAGAAATTTTTGACGATATGTGTTCGATAAAACAGATGTCTCGCATCATTCAAGGCGATGTTGGCAGCGGAAAAACCATTGTTAGCGTTTTTGCCATGTTATTGGCAGTAGAGAATAGCTGCCAAGCTGCATTGATGGTACCTACTGAAATACTAGCCGATCAGCATTATCAGAGCATCAGCTTTCTGCTTAAGGATTTGCCCCTCACTGTGCATTTGCTTAAAGGCGGAAATTATAAAGGCAAATCAGCCATTAAAAAAGCTATTGGCAGCGGGGAAGCTAATATTGTAATTGGAACCCACGCCCTAATTCAACAAGATATTCAGTTTCATGCGCTGGGCTTGGTAGTAGTAGATGAGCAACACCGTTTTGGTGTAGAGCAACGTGCCAAGCTTTCAAAAACAAAGGGGCGTCCCGATATTCTCTATCTTTCTGCCACTCCCATTCCACGTTCGTTAGCTATGACGGTTTATGGAGATCTTGAGGTAAGCAGAATTGATGAACTGCCCAAAGGTCGCAAACCTGTGCAAACCTATGTAAGGGGAGAACGGAAATTTGATACAGTACTAAACGATGTAAGGCAAGAGTTGCAGAAGGGTCGACAGGCATACTTTGTGTGTCCATTAGTTGAAGAAAGTGAAAAGCTAGCGCTTTTAGATGCCAAAAGGCTTTTTGATTTCTTACGCAACAAAGTTTATACAGAGTATTGTACAGAGCTTATCCATGGGCGTATGACTGCCTCCGATAAAGAGAGCATTATGCAGAGATTCAAAGCTGGAGAGATCAAGATTTTAGTTTCTACTACAGTTATTGAAGTGGGGGTGGATGTAGCCAATGCCTCAGTGATGGTGATCGAACATGCAGAACGCTTTGGTTTGGCTCAACTACACCAGTTAAGGGGCAGAGTCGGCAGAGGTAGCGACCAGTCTTTTTGTTATCTTTTGTGGCACCAACCGCTATCTCGTATTGCGCGGGAACGATTAAACACCATGTTGTCTTCCACCGATGGTTTTGAGATTGCCGAAAAAGATTTGGAATTGCGAGGACCGGGAGAGCTTTTTGGGATAGAGCAATCTGGGATGCCTCAGTTCAAACATGCTAACTTAATCCAGGATCAGGATATACTAAAAATCGCCAGAGAGGACGCTTTCGATATCATTGCCCAAGATTCTCAGCTTAGCCATACCGAAAACGAAAGATTGAGGAATATATATCTTGCTAAATACAAAGAAAAAGAAGAACTTATAAAGTACTAATATTCATACTTTTCCAAAAAAGGGCTTGACGATATCGACTGATATATATTATATGATAAAAATCTATATTGAGGTAATCATGAAAAAGCTGATATTACTATTAATGCTGATAATAATTACAACTGCTGCTTTTGCTGTGAGTTTCGATCCTTATTGGTTCAAATCTCGCACCATAATTGGCTGTTTTACTACCGATGCCATCCCCGAACTTGAGGGCAAGCTGGATTTCACCATCAAAGACGGATTTGTCCACACCGGAATATCAAGTATTGATGCCATAACCAAAGAGTTTAAGGTTGTGGACTTAATCCAAGCTCATCCCTATGTTAAGAAGCCTGAGTGGAATGATAAGGGTGTCTACTTACAAAAAATCTACAGATTCATATTAGACTCAGATGAACGCATAGATGAAGCAGTTAAAGCTTTAGAGAAGGACCCTTATTTGCATTTTGCCGAGTTGGAAGCCATCAATCGTCAAAAATTTGTACCCAACGACCCCATGCTGAGTCAACAATATACTCACTCTCTTTTACAAAGCTTTGATGCTTGGGATTATGTTACCGGTAGCCATGATGTTGTAGTGGCAATTACGGATAGCGGTGTTAAATGGAATCACCCCGATTTGATGGGCAATATATGGATAAATCCCGAAGAATCTCCCGGCATGAGTATAAACTGGCAATATGGCACCATCACCGGCGGAAATGGACAAGATGCCGGAGAAGGTGGCAATAAGATTGATGATCTGGTAGGTTGGGATTTCTTCGATTCGGATAATAACCCCATCCAAAACTGGTCAGCAAACGACCACGGTACTCATGTTGCCGGCTGTGCCGCCGCAGTAGGCAACAATGGCATTGGCGTTGTAGGAACTGCACCAAATGTATCTATCCTATCCTGCAAAGGCGCTCCTAGCAATGAGAATTCTGATGGTGTATCCTATGGTTACGACCAAATTAAGTATTCTGCCGAAGTCGGCGCTCACGTTATTAACGCCAGTTGGGGAGGTCCCGGAAGTGGAGCCTACCCAAATAGCATTGTAAATTATGTTACAGCTTTAGGCGCAGCGGTTATTTCTGCAGCCGGGAACGAAAACACTGAACACAGCAGCAACTATCAGGATTACCCGGCAGATTGTTTAAATGCTCTTAATGTGGCAGCCACAAATAATACTGATGTAAAAGCATCTTTCTCAGATTATGGCTCACCCATCGACATTAGCGCTCCCGGCGCCACAATCCTGTCCACTATCATTAGTGGCTCCGGTTATGCAAGTTATAACGGAACATCGATGGCAAGCCCAGTAGTGGCCGGTGTAGCTGCTTTGGTAAAAAGCTTGCATCCAGAATATAGCTCAGAAGATCTTCGTTTTCGCTTGATGGCAACCGCCGATCCTATTGATGATATAAACCCAAACTATGTGGGAAAACTGGGAACAGGCAGAGTTAATGCTTTTACTGCCACCATGTACGATAAAATTCCGAACATAGTAAATGAAGGCGTTACTGTTACAGAAGCCGAGGGTGATGGCGATAACATTGCCAATCCCGGCGAGACCATTTTTATAAACGTACAGCTCAGGAATGCCATGACCGGATTAGGGATTTTCTGGAAAGAAGCGCAAAACCTTACTGCACGGCTTAGAACTAACTATCCTGGTATTACTATCATAGATTCTGTATCTACCTTTGGTCCAAATGGTACTTTATCTGCCGAAACCAGTTCATGGAACAACACCCCCTTTAAGATTAGTGCCATTGCAGATCTTCCTTCCGAAACCATCCCCTTTGAAATATACATTACTTCCAACGATAATGATGAGTATCCTTACCACAAAACAATTCCTTTCACTATAGAGATACCTCTTTACCAGTCGGGCTGGCCAATATACGCAGGAGGATCTGCTTCAAGTTCTGCCATTTTTGTAGATCTCGATGCGGATAATCATAAGGAAATAATATTTGGCGATTTGGATGGCAACATTCATGTAGCTAACGCCAATGGCGAAGACAGCATTGCCGGCTTCCCGCTTAACTTAGGCTCTGCCACTTTGGGATCAATTGCTATGAGTAGCCAACAGAATGATGGTAGTTATCTTTTTGCCACTACCTTAAGTAACCACTACATAGCTGCATTTGATTCCAACGGGGAGATTTTGTTTAATCAAGCAGCCGGAAGTCCGATTCGTAGTGGCGCTCTTGTAGCAAAGCTGTTCTCAGACGAAGAAGAAAAAATTGTGTTCAATACGCAAAATGGAAGCTTGCATGTGTATAATTTTGACGGGACAAGCGTTCCCAACTTCCCGCTTACTTTAGCAGGATCGGGTTTGTATCTCGCTCAGCCATCGGTTGCCGACCTTAATGGTGATGGAAATATGGAGATTATCACCATTGCATTGAATGGTTATCTTAACGCCATTGACCCCTCCACCGGCACAAATATCAGTGGCTTTCCCATTTCCAATAGTTTGTATGCGAGCATGAATACTGTTACTGTTGCCAATGTGGATTCGGACTCATATCCGGAACTTCTTTTAACTACATCCAACTCCGGTTATCTGTATGGGTTAAATCATGATGGCAGCGTATTGTTCCAGAAAAACCTGGGTGGCGCAATTAGAACCAGTCCCGTTATAGCAGATGTAAACAATGATGGTTCCAAAGAAATTATTGTAATTAAGTATAATGGTGCTATTCATATTATGCATAGTGATGGCACCGATTTCCCGAATATGCCCATAAGCATTCAAGCATCCGTTGAATGCACACCCGTTGTTGCCCGCTACGATTATAATTCCGATATGGCAAGTATAATCTTTGGCGATTCAAACGGATACCTACACTCTATAAGAATGGATGGAACGGAATCGCCCAATTTCCCCATAAAATTAAACGGAAACCTCAAGGTTTCTCCTGCAATTTCGGATCTTGATCTGGATGGAGATATGGATATTGCAATACCGGATAATGCCAACTATTATGTTCTTGATATTAAACGCGATATCAACGACTTGGAATGGATCTGCTATCTTGCCAATTTTGGGCGCACAAATAACGTACATGATGCCACCTCAAATGCTGTAAACGTTACTGAATTAGTTGCAACCACGCTTTTCGGAGCATATCCAAATCCATTTAACCCTAGCACAACTCTGAGCTTCAATTTGCAGGAAAGCTCACCGGTTAGCCTTGAGATATACAATCAAAAGGGGCAGAAAGTACGCAGCCTAATAAGTGAAACCCTGCCTGCCGGTAAGCATCAAATTATATGGAACGGAACCGATGATAATGGCAATGGCATAGCCAGCGGCATATACCTGTATCGGATGAAATCCGGAAAATATAGCTCAACTCGCAAAATGATACTCATGAAATAGTATATCAGCCTATAAATATACATAGAGCCTCCTACAAAGAGGCTCTTTTTTTGTGTTTCACCCAAATCTATTTCTCAATGTCTGAAGTTATCTTTAGGTAAGCTTTAAGCTAAGATCATCCTGCATCAGCAGCATAATATCAGCTTAAACCTTTCTTAACTATAGCTTGGAGCAATGAGGTATAAGGCTATGACAAGAATGCAAATGCACTTGCTAAAACATCTTCACGCTAAGATTGACAAAATCGCTACATTCAAAATGGTGGAACCAAAAGTATTGAAAGGCAGCATATAATGAGAAAATACATTGTCTCAATATTGGGACGACCAAACGTGGGGAAATCCACATTATTCAATCGGCTTTGCCGCAAACGGACAGCCATTGTAGATTTTGAGTCTGGCATCACTCGGGATCGCAAGTATGAAGATGTGGAATGGAATGGCAAGGTATTCAAACTAATTGATACTGGTGGCATTGTTTACGATAGCAGTGATCCTATGGATAAAAACATCCTCAATCAAGCCCTACTGGCCATTGATGAAAGCGATGTAATAATCTTTATGGTAGATGCACAAACTGGTACCACAGATCTGGATCTTGCCATCGCAAAGATTCTCTTCCCTCATCGAGATAAAGTAATTCTGGTTGCCAATAAAGCAGATAGTGAGAAGCTGGAATGGGAAGTCTATGACTTTCTGCAGCTTGGTTTTGGCGATGCCTTCCCAATATCTGCCTCACATGGCCGAAATACTGGAGATTTTCTGGATGAATTAGTAGCCATGATTCCCAATACTATGGATGCCGGAATTGAAGAGAAAACAGAAAGTACCCGCATTGCCGTTGTCGGAAAACCAAATGTTGGAAAAAGCTCAATAGTAAATTTGCTTTTGGGAGAAGAAAAGCAGATTGTTACCGACGTACCGGGAACAACTCGAGATAGCATAGATACATTGTTTAGGTACCACGGTAAAGATTATACTCTTGTAGATACTGCCGGATTAAGACGTAAGAAGAAAGTAACTTACGGAGTAGAATACTTTAGCGTTATGCGCACCATAGAAGCCGTAGATCGCTGCGACATAGTTGTTTTAGTATTGGCTGCCAATGAACCGATTAGCACGCAAGATCTGAAAATAGCTTCTTATGCCCAACGTAAAATGAAAGAAATCCTAATTGTTTACAATAAATGGGATCTTGTAGAACGAGACAGCGGAACAACGGGTCAGTTCATTAAAAATCTGCATCACGAGATGCCTTTTATCCAATTTGCGCCGGTAATATTTATTTCAGCAAAAACTCATCAACGTATTCATAGACTAATGGAAACCGTAGTAAACATAGAAGAAGAAAGTAAAAAACGGGTGCCAACATCAGAATTGAACCGATTTATGGAAACTGTTGTCGCCCGCAGACCTCCAACTCACCCTACCGGACGTCATGTTAAGATCTTCTACATCACCCAAGCTTCGGTAAAACCGCCTATATTTGTGTTCTTTTGCAACTCACCCGCTTTGATAACCGAAAACTATCGCAAATTCTTACACAATCAATTGCGCGAAGTGTTCGCATTTTCCGGAGTTTCTATCAAACTGATCTTTAAGGGACGCAAAGAAGAGGATATTGAAGATGATCGCTCCTGAATATTGGATGCCCCTAATTGCCTACTTTTTAGGTAGCATTCCCATCGGATGGTTGGTTGCTAAGATATTCTACCATACAGATATACGTAAACAAGGCAGTGGAAACATCGGTGCTACAAATGTTCTAAGACAGTTCGGCACAAAAGTAGGCGTGTTTGTTCT
The Candidatus Cloacimonadota bacterium genome window above contains:
- the recG gene encoding ATP-dependent DNA helicase RecG; this translates as MQKSKEPIHPLNTPIKYLKGVGEYRARLFASLGIETVEDLMEHFPRTYISRIVNPTLATMQEGEMVSFTATISFVDARPTTKGKKILHVGVNDGDIGLVCVWFQYPQSYLKLFKPGMNIWLCGILSSYNSQLQMNHPSFEILDSDKEEEDFWKTRSMLPLYSLKEGLSQGLLRKTILNCFSKFAQHIPESLPEHILQKHKFPPRRAALQLMHFGQQEALIKQTRIRFAYEEFLYSQILWARHKLLHKQQVEGIQFTNKKQLTSTLKTQLRFELTAAQKRVIREIFDDMCSIKQMSRIIQGDVGSGKTIVSVFAMLLAVENSCQAALMVPTEILADQHYQSISFLLKDLPLTVHLLKGGNYKGKSAIKKAIGSGEANIVIGTHALIQQDIQFHALGLVVVDEQHRFGVEQRAKLSKTKGRPDILYLSATPIPRSLAMTVYGDLEVSRIDELPKGRKPVQTYVRGERKFDTVLNDVRQELQKGRQAYFVCPLVEESEKLALLDAKRLFDFLRNKVYTEYCTELIHGRMTASDKESIMQRFKAGEIKILVSTTVIEVGVDVANASVMVIEHAERFGLAQLHQLRGRVGRGSDQSFCYLLWHQPLSRIARERLNTMLSSTDGFEIAEKDLELRGPGELFGIEQSGMPQFKHANLIQDQDILKIAREDAFDIIAQDSQLSHTENERLRNIYLAKYKEKEELIKY
- a CDS encoding S8 family serine peptidase, whose product is MKKLILLLMLIIITTAAFAVSFDPYWFKSRTIIGCFTTDAIPELEGKLDFTIKDGFVHTGISSIDAITKEFKVVDLIQAHPYVKKPEWNDKGVYLQKIYRFILDSDERIDEAVKALEKDPYLHFAELEAINRQKFVPNDPMLSQQYTHSLLQSFDAWDYVTGSHDVVVAITDSGVKWNHPDLMGNIWINPEESPGMSINWQYGTITGGNGQDAGEGGNKIDDLVGWDFFDSDNNPIQNWSANDHGTHVAGCAAAVGNNGIGVVGTAPNVSILSCKGAPSNENSDGVSYGYDQIKYSAEVGAHVINASWGGPGSGAYPNSIVNYVTALGAAVISAAGNENTEHSSNYQDYPADCLNALNVAATNNTDVKASFSDYGSPIDISAPGATILSTIISGSGYASYNGTSMASPVVAGVAALVKSLHPEYSSEDLRFRLMATADPIDDINPNYVGKLGTGRVNAFTATMYDKIPNIVNEGVTVTEAEGDGDNIANPGETIFINVQLRNAMTGLGIFWKEAQNLTARLRTNYPGITIIDSVSTFGPNGTLSAETSSWNNTPFKISAIADLPSETIPFEIYITSNDNDEYPYHKTIPFTIEIPLYQSGWPIYAGGSASSSAIFVDLDADNHKEIIFGDLDGNIHVANANGEDSIAGFPLNLGSATLGSIAMSSQQNDGSYLFATTLSNHYIAAFDSNGEILFNQAAGSPIRSGALVAKLFSDEEEKIVFNTQNGSLHVYNFDGTSVPNFPLTLAGSGLYLAQPSVADLNGDGNMEIITIALNGYLNAIDPSTGTNISGFPISNSLYASMNTVTVANVDSDSYPELLLTTSNSGYLYGLNHDGSVLFQKNLGGAIRTSPVIADVNNDGSKEIIVIKYNGAIHIMHSDGTDFPNMPISIQASVECTPVVARYDYNSDMASIIFGDSNGYLHSIRMDGTESPNFPIKLNGNLKVSPAISDLDLDGDMDIAIPDNANYYVLDIKRDINDLEWICYLANFGRTNNVHDATSNAVNVTELVATTLFGAYPNPFNPSTTLSFNLQESSPVSLEIYNQKGQKVRSLISETLPAGKHQIIWNGTDDNGNGIASGIYLYRMKSGKYSSTRKMILMK
- the der gene encoding ribosome biogenesis GTPase Der, producing the protein MRKYIVSILGRPNVGKSTLFNRLCRKRTAIVDFESGITRDRKYEDVEWNGKVFKLIDTGGIVYDSSDPMDKNILNQALLAIDESDVIIFMVDAQTGTTDLDLAIAKILFPHRDKVILVANKADSEKLEWEVYDFLQLGFGDAFPISASHGRNTGDFLDELVAMIPNTMDAGIEEKTESTRIAVVGKPNVGKSSIVNLLLGEEKQIVTDVPGTTRDSIDTLFRYHGKDYTLVDTAGLRRKKKVTYGVEYFSVMRTIEAVDRCDIVVLVLAANEPISTQDLKIASYAQRKMKEILIVYNKWDLVERDSGTTGQFIKNLHHEMPFIQFAPVIFISAKTHQRIHRLMETVVNIEEESKKRVPTSELNRFMETVVARRPPTHPTGRHVKIFYITQASVKPPIFVFFCNSPALITENYRKFLHNQLREVFAFSGVSIKLIFKGRKEEDIEDDRS